The following are encoded in a window of Roseivirga misakiensis genomic DNA:
- the hrpB gene encoding ATP-dependent helicase HrpB, producing the protein MTTNSFNPHSIDLPVVDIIAEVQEHLTAKNSLVVNAPPGAGKSTLLPLALLKEPWLEGKKILMLEPRRLAARTIAERMSFFLGEKVGQTVGFRIRFENRTSDQTIIEVVTEGILTRMIQNDNALENVGLVIFDEFHERSIHADVALALCREAQQVLRPDLRIMIMSATLNMPQLTSLLNAPAAVSKGRQYPVEIHYAGDTDEAVMSDLTARTVISATKKHEGDVLVFLPGQREIHHTGDILKKELRGFAIHNLYGSLPQRQQLAAILPDKNGKRKVVLATSIAETSLTIEGIKIVVDSGFGRTSKFDPNSGLSRLETVRISRDSADQRAGRAGRLSAGVCYRMWSKVTHQRLTDQIVPEIMEADLASLVLDMAQWGIVDIQQMTWLTPPPKGPLMQATDLLHQLEALEDGRITEHGKRMLKLPCHPRIAHMLLLAEEEDQLPLATDIAALLEERDPLGREAGIDLNTRIDALRVHRRENREGRKLGRIEKIASQYRGLFNIEPDDNVVDPYETGVLLTHAYPERIAFARPGNNAQFQLSNGRYAMAGHREDLAAEPWLAISHIDARDGMGKIFMASPLNPRDLAPLVKEKEVITWDTEDGGLEANLNLCIGSIILKSSPLPDPDPSHLANAIIDAIKKEGERLLDFNEEVQQWQNRVISLRRWNPQQEWPEVSTPSLLLTSSEWLSPYLSDVKRPEDLKKIDLQEVLQHSLSFDQQELLEKQAPTHLKVPSGSRIKLQYRDNGEVPVLAVKIQEVFGLAETPKINNGTKGVLMHLLSPGYKPVQITSDLKSFWENTYFEVRKELKRRYAKHVWPDDPTKEPATRFAKRRK; encoded by the coding sequence ATGACCACCAATAGCTTTAACCCCCATTCCATAGATCTTCCTGTCGTAGATATCATTGCGGAAGTTCAAGAACACTTAACGGCTAAAAATAGCCTAGTAGTCAATGCACCTCCAGGAGCAGGAAAAAGCACCCTTTTGCCCCTAGCACTTCTTAAGGAACCATGGCTAGAAGGAAAAAAGATATTGATGCTAGAGCCAAGAAGACTTGCCGCCAGGACTATTGCCGAAAGGATGTCTTTCTTTTTGGGTGAAAAGGTGGGACAAACAGTGGGTTTTAGAATTCGTTTTGAAAACAGAACTTCCGATCAGACGATCATTGAAGTGGTGACTGAGGGAATCCTTACCAGAATGATCCAAAACGATAACGCCTTGGAAAATGTAGGATTAGTGATCTTTGATGAATTTCACGAGCGGAGTATCCATGCCGATGTTGCCCTAGCCCTTTGCCGCGAGGCACAACAGGTGCTCAGACCTGATCTTAGAATCATGATCATGTCTGCTACGCTCAATATGCCGCAGCTCACATCTCTTCTAAATGCACCAGCAGCAGTGAGTAAAGGAAGACAATACCCTGTGGAAATTCATTATGCTGGAGATACTGACGAAGCTGTGATGTCCGACCTAACGGCCAGAACAGTGATCAGCGCGACCAAAAAGCATGAAGGTGATGTGTTAGTATTTCTTCCAGGACAAAGAGAAATACATCATACAGGGGATATTCTCAAGAAAGAATTGCGAGGCTTTGCCATACATAATTTGTATGGTTCTCTACCCCAAAGGCAACAATTAGCCGCTATTCTTCCAGACAAAAATGGAAAAAGGAAAGTTGTCCTCGCCACGTCAATAGCGGAGACCAGTTTAACCATAGAAGGCATTAAAATTGTCGTGGATAGTGGCTTCGGCAGGACTTCCAAGTTCGATCCTAATTCTGGTCTTTCTCGTTTAGAGACAGTGCGTATTTCTCGCGATTCAGCGGATCAAAGAGCAGGAAGAGCCGGTAGACTGAGTGCAGGCGTATGTTACCGTATGTGGTCCAAAGTGACACATCAGCGATTGACGGATCAAATCGTACCAGAAATAATGGAAGCCGATTTAGCTTCATTAGTGCTAGATATGGCGCAATGGGGTATTGTTGATATTCAGCAGATGACTTGGCTCACACCACCTCCAAAAGGGCCGTTGATGCAAGCTACGGACTTATTGCACCAACTGGAGGCCTTGGAAGACGGCAGGATTACAGAGCATGGCAAAAGAATGCTCAAGCTGCCTTGTCACCCTAGGATTGCGCACATGTTGCTCTTAGCAGAAGAGGAAGACCAACTGCCACTTGCCACCGATATTGCTGCTCTTTTAGAAGAAAGAGACCCGCTGGGCCGAGAGGCAGGTATTGATTTAAATACCAGGATAGATGCCCTGAGAGTGCATAGAAGAGAGAATCGCGAAGGTCGAAAGTTAGGCCGGATTGAAAAAATCGCGAGTCAATACCGTGGTCTTTTCAATATAGAACCAGACGACAATGTCGTTGATCCATATGAAACTGGGGTACTCCTCACCCATGCATATCCAGAAAGAATTGCCTTTGCGCGGCCTGGTAATAACGCTCAATTTCAGCTTTCAAATGGCCGATATGCCATGGCAGGACATCGCGAAGATTTAGCAGCTGAACCTTGGCTAGCCATCAGCCATATAGATGCCCGCGACGGTATGGGTAAAATCTTTATGGCGTCTCCTTTAAATCCACGAGACTTAGCTCCTCTTGTTAAAGAGAAAGAGGTAATTACTTGGGATACAGAGGATGGCGGCTTAGAAGCCAATCTAAACCTGTGTATTGGGAGTATTATTTTGAAAAGCAGCCCACTACCTGATCCCGATCCTTCACACCTAGCCAATGCGATAATCGATGCGATTAAGAAAGAAGGCGAACGGTTACTAGACTTTAACGAAGAAGTACAGCAATGGCAAAATAGGGTCATTAGTTTAAGAAGATGGAATCCGCAGCAAGAATGGCCCGAGGTAAGCACACCTAGCCTATTATTGACGAGCTCCGAATGGCTAAGTCCCTACTTGAGTGACGTAAAAAGACCAGAAGACCTCAAAAAAATAGATCTTCAGGAAGTGCTACAGCATAGTTTATCCTTTGACCAACAGGAACTATTAGAAAAGCAAGCACCAACACACTTGAAAGTACCAAGTGGTTCACGCATAAAACTTCAATATAGAGATAATGGTGAAGTGCCTGTATTGGCGGTCAAAATTCAAGAAGTCTTCGG
- the yaaA gene encoding peroxide stress protein YaaA: MIHVISPAKTLDFETPCDKAKSYPRFQKETLELIGVLKEKTPEEIQRLMDLSENLAELNADRYRKFRKAKNSKAAKQAVYAFKGDVYVGLEAEGLSDDDIQYAQNHLRILSGLYGVLRPLDLIQPYRLEMGTRLAFDDYRTLYNYWADKIVAEVNKDLKKQGDKILVNLASNEYFKAINRPSLKAQIINVDFLDYKNGQYKVISFFAKKARGLMSQFIIKNQINEPEGLKAFDYEGYWFDADASNDQHLVFKRDAV, from the coding sequence ATGATACACGTAATTTCTCCTGCGAAAACTTTAGATTTTGAAACGCCTTGTGATAAGGCTAAAAGCTATCCAAGATTTCAAAAAGAAACCTTAGAACTGATCGGTGTTTTGAAGGAAAAGACACCAGAAGAAATTCAACGTTTAATGGATCTGAGTGAGAATTTGGCTGAGCTAAATGCCGATAGGTATCGCAAATTCAGAAAGGCAAAGAACTCTAAAGCGGCCAAGCAGGCTGTTTATGCATTTAAAGGAGATGTATATGTGGGGCTTGAAGCTGAAGGCTTGTCAGATGATGACATTCAATATGCGCAAAATCATTTGAGGATTCTTTCAGGATTGTATGGTGTGCTGAGGCCTCTAGATCTAATTCAGCCTTATAGATTAGAAATGGGTACAAGGTTGGCTTTTGATGACTACAGAACTTTATATAATTACTGGGCTGATAAGATTGTCGCTGAGGTGAATAAAGACTTGAAAAAGCAGGGAGATAAAATACTGGTAAACTTGGCGTCAAATGAATATTTCAAAGCAATTAATCGCCCCTCTTTAAAGGCACAAATCATCAATGTGGACTTTTTAGACTACAAGAACGGCCAATACAAAGTGATCTCATTTTTTGCCAAAAAGGCTAGGGGATTAATGTCCCAATTCATTATTAAGAACCAAATCAACGAACCAGAAGGTTTAAAGGCTTTCGATTATGAAGGTTACTGGTTTGATGCTGATGCCTCAAATGATCAGCACCTTGTATTCAAAAGAGATGCCGTTTGA